A region of the Armatimonadota bacterium genome:
TGATTGGGTTATGCGCGGGGGAGAAACTCTTGGAAAGCCTACGCATTTTGAAACAAGAGATGGCAAGTTTTAATAGCATTAAAGATAAGATTTTACTTGCACAGCGAGAAGTCAGAAGAATCTAATACCTAGAAAGAGTATTGTAAATTTGTGTGCGCTATGGAGAACAGCATCAAGAAAATCCTAGATGAGGGAGTGGTCATTCCCGCAAGCCCGCTAGCGTTGACAGCTGAGCGGAAGCTTGACGAGCGCCGGCAAAGATTACTTTGGCGGTACTACATAGCTGCAGGAGCAGGTGGTTTGGCAATAGGGGTTCATACAACCCAATTTGCTATTCGGAAGCCAGAGGTTGGTCTTTTCAGACCGCTTCTCGAGCTGGGCGCCGAGGAGATGAAACACATCAAAAAGCCTTTTGTGCGGATAGCTGGTGTGTGTGGAAAGACGGAGCAGGCAGTAGCGGAAGCTTGCCTTGCACGTGAGCTTGGCTACCATGCAGGATTATTGAGCTTGGCTGCGCTAAGCGACGCTAATGAAGACGAACTTATTGCTCACTGCAAAACTGTTGCTGAGGTAATTCCTCTTGTTGGTTTTTACCTTCAACGCGCAGTTGGCGGTCGAATACTTCCATATAGTTTCTGGCGGCGATTTGCTGAAATTGAGAATGTTGTGGCTATTAAAATTGCTCCTTTCAATCGCTACCAAACAATTGACGTAATTCGTGCAATAGCTGAGTCGGGCCGTGATGACATTGCACTCTATACTGGAAATGATGATAACATTGTGCTCGACTTGCTTACGCCTTATCGCTTTTCCGTAAACGGCAAGAAAGTTGAACGCCGAATTGTAGGCGGACTGCTAGGCCAATGGTCGGTATGGACTCGTAGCGCAGTACAGTTACTTGAGAAATGCCATGAAGTTGTTTCCAAGGGCGGAGATGTGCCAGCTGAAATGATGCGTCTTGCGGTGGAATGGACAGATGTTAACGCGGCGTTCTTTGATGTCGCAAATGGTTTTGCAGGGTGCATTGCTGGCATTCATGAAGTGCTTCGCCGGCAGGGATTGCTAGAGGGCATTTGGTGCCTTGACCCAAAGGAATGTCTCAGCCCTGGGCAAAGTGAAGAAATTGATAGAGTATATAAAAGCTATCCGCACCTGAACGATGATGATTTTGTGCGGGAGTGGCTCACAACAAACGGCTTGTGAGCATTTTTATTAATCAATTATTTCGAGATATAGGTGGTAAGTATGAAGTATGTGAAATTTGGAAACGCTGGCATCGAAGTGTCCAAGCTTGCCTTGGGGTGCATGGATTTTCCCACAAGACTTGATGAATCGGAAGCCCAGCGGGTGCTTGATACTGCACTGGATCACGGAGTGAATCTCCTCGATACCGCTGACACATATGAAAAAGGCCGTGCAGAAGAAGTACTTGGACGCATACTTAAGGGCAAACGGGATAGGGTAATCCTTGCTACCAAGTTCTGGGCAAAGATGTATGATCGTCCCAATGGCCGGGGTTGCTCAAGGGTACATATAATAAACGCTTTGGAAGACAGCTTGCGACGACTTCAGACTGATTGGATTGACCTTTACCAG
Encoded here:
- a CDS encoding dihydrodipicolinate synthase family protein → MENSIKKILDEGVVIPASPLALTAERKLDERRQRLLWRYYIAAGAGGLAIGVHTTQFAIRKPEVGLFRPLLELGAEEMKHIKKPFVRIAGVCGKTEQAVAEACLARELGYHAGLLSLAALSDANEDELIAHCKTVAEVIPLVGFYLQRAVGGRILPYSFWRRFAEIENVVAIKIAPFNRYQTIDVIRAIAESGRDDIALYTGNDDNIVLDLLTPYRFSVNGKKVERRIVGGLLGQWSVWTRSAVQLLEKCHEVVSKGGDVPAEMMRLAVEWTDVNAAFFDVANGFAGCIAGIHEVLRRQGLLEGIWCLDPKECLSPGQSEEIDRVYKSYPHLNDDDFVREWLTTNGL